A single genomic interval of Ramlibacter pinisoli harbors:
- a CDS encoding multifunctional CCA addition/repair protein, translated as MQTYMVGGAVRDALLGRPVNDHDWVVVGATPQAMIEAGYLPVGRDFPVFLHPDTREEYALARTERKTGRGYHGFAFHADPGVTLEEDLARRDLTINAIAQDQAGRLIDPFDGRRDLAGRTLRHVTDAFREDPVRILRLARFAARFGDFSIAPETLALMRAMVAEGEVDHLVPERVWQELARGLMEDRPSRMLTVLRDCGALARLLPEVDRLWGVPQRAEYHPEVDTGEHLLLVLDMSARLRAPLPVRFACLTHDLGKGTTPAEVLPRHIGHEQRSARLLKQVTNRLRVPTECQELADVVAREHGNIHRSGEFGAAAVVRLLERCDAFRKPQRFADALLACECDARGRLGLEEQPYPQRARLLGALEAARQVPTATVAAQAAERGLSGPQVGEWIQAARVAAVQERLAAGQSTSASAA; from the coding sequence ATGCAGACGTACATGGTGGGCGGGGCCGTTCGCGACGCGCTGCTGGGCCGGCCCGTGAACGACCACGACTGGGTGGTGGTGGGCGCCACGCCGCAGGCCATGATCGAGGCCGGCTACCTGCCGGTCGGGCGCGACTTCCCGGTCTTCCTGCACCCCGACACGCGCGAGGAGTACGCGCTGGCGCGCACCGAGCGCAAGACCGGTCGCGGCTACCACGGCTTCGCCTTCCACGCCGACCCCGGCGTCACGCTGGAGGAGGACCTGGCGCGGCGCGACCTCACCATCAACGCGATCGCGCAGGACCAGGCCGGCCGCCTCATCGACCCCTTCGACGGCCGGCGCGACCTGGCCGGCCGCACGCTGCGCCACGTCACCGACGCCTTCCGCGAGGACCCGGTGCGCATCCTGCGGCTGGCGCGCTTTGCCGCCCGCTTCGGCGACTTCTCGATCGCGCCCGAGACGCTGGCGCTGATGCGCGCCATGGTCGCCGAGGGAGAGGTTGACCACCTGGTCCCTGAGCGCGTCTGGCAGGAGCTGGCGCGCGGCCTGATGGAGGACCGGCCCTCGCGCATGCTCACGGTGCTGCGCGACTGCGGTGCGCTGGCACGCCTGCTGCCCGAGGTCGACCGGCTGTGGGGCGTGCCGCAACGCGCCGAGTACCACCCCGAAGTCGACACCGGCGAACACCTGCTGCTGGTGCTGGACATGAGCGCGCGCCTGCGGGCGCCGCTGCCGGTGCGCTTCGCCTGCCTCACGCACGACCTGGGCAAGGGCACCACGCCCGCGGAGGTGCTGCCGCGCCACATCGGCCACGAGCAGCGCAGCGCGCGCCTCCTCAAGCAGGTGACGAACCGGCTGCGGGTGCCGACCGAATGCCAGGAGCTGGCCGACGTGGTGGCGCGCGAGCACGGCAACATCCACCGCAGCGGCGAGTTCGGCGCGGCGGCGGTGGTGCGCCTGCTCGAACGCTGCGACGCCTTCCGCAAGCCGCAGCGCTTCGCCGACGCCCTGCTCGCCTGCGAGTGCGATGCCCGCGGCCGCCTCGGCCTGGAGGAGCAGCCGTACCCGCAGCGCGCCCGCCTGCTCGGCGCGCTGGAGGCGGCGCGCCAGGTGCCCACCGCGACGGTCGCGGCGCAGGCGGCCGAGCGCGGCCTGAGCGGCCCCCAGGTGGGGGAGTGGATCCAGGCCGCCCGGGTGGCGGCGGTGCAGGAGCGGCTGGCCGCCGGTCAGTCGACCAGCGCCAGCGCGGCGTAG
- a CDS encoding ROK family protein has protein sequence MRACIDIGGTKVAVSLNDGSSHELLARRSEPTAKTGSNDAVARQVLRMVDAACAEVGIAPETVRSAGVASCGPFVLVAGRIELATPNICGGIAGPERGLPNDWRTAVLEAPLAQRFDRLRIENDCIGALEAERRWGALQGVADCAYVTWSTGIGTGLCVDGRVLRGKNGNAGHAGHSFVSDNDDALCGCGNIGDVEALVAGNAVARRFGADAATLLQRAQAGDAACAAQVDELCRVLGRALYNLVVTLDLQRISLGGSVFCNNRDYLLPRLRAQLAGRLPALTDGCELVPAGLQERVGDYAALALVD, from the coding sequence ATGAGAGCCTGCATCGACATCGGCGGCACCAAGGTGGCCGTCAGCCTGAACGACGGCAGCAGCCACGAGCTGCTGGCGCGCCGCAGCGAACCGACCGCCAAGACCGGCAGCAACGATGCCGTCGCGCGGCAGGTGCTGCGCATGGTCGACGCCGCCTGCGCCGAGGTGGGCATCGCGCCGGAGACGGTGCGCAGCGCCGGCGTGGCGTCGTGCGGCCCCTTCGTGCTGGTGGCCGGCCGCATCGAGCTGGCGACGCCGAACATCTGCGGCGGCATCGCCGGACCCGAACGCGGCCTGCCGAACGACTGGCGCACCGCGGTGCTGGAGGCGCCGCTGGCGCAGCGCTTCGACCGCCTGCGCATCGAGAACGACTGCATCGGCGCACTGGAGGCCGAGCGGCGCTGGGGCGCCCTGCAGGGCGTCGCCGACTGCGCCTATGTCACCTGGAGCACCGGCATCGGCACCGGCCTGTGCGTCGACGGCCGCGTGCTGCGCGGCAAGAATGGCAACGCCGGCCACGCCGGCCACTCGTTCGTGAGCGACAACGACGACGCCCTGTGCGGCTGCGGCAACATCGGCGACGTCGAGGCGCTGGTGGCGGGCAACGCGGTGGCGCGCCGCTTCGGCGCCGATGCCGCGACGCTGCTGCAGCGGGCCCAGGCCGGGGATGCCGCCTGCGCGGCCCAGGTCGACGAGCTGTGCCGGGTGCTCGGTCGCGCGCTCTACAACCTGGTGGTGACGCTGGACCTGCAGCGCATCAGCCTGGGCGGCAGCGTGTTCTGCAACAACCGCGACTACCTGCTGCCGCGCCTGCGTGCGCAGCTGGCGGGCCGCCTGCCGGCGCTCACCGACGGCTGCGAGCTGGTGCCCGCCGGCCTGCAGGAGCGGGTGGGCGACTACGCCGCGCTGGCGCTGGTCGACTGA
- a CDS encoding DUF2905 domain-containing protein codes for MIRWFVVVFLALMLISWLTPALQKLGFGRLPGDLRFRLFGRDWQVPLTSTILLSLLCSLIAKYL; via the coding sequence ATGATCCGCTGGTTCGTCGTCGTCTTCCTGGCCCTGATGCTGATCAGCTGGCTCACGCCCGCCCTGCAGAAACTTGGCTTCGGCCGCTTGCCGGGCGACCTGCGCTTCCGCCTGTTCGGCCGCGACTGGCAGGTGCCCCTCACCAGCACCATCCTGCTGAGCCTGCTGTGCAGCCTGATCGCCAAGTACCTATGA
- a CDS encoding class I SAM-dependent methyltransferase yields the protein MDAGSVTSALAALIGRAAARDGGWLPFDRFMALALYAPGLGYYANASRKFGALPASGSDFVTAPELTPLFGQALARQVVQALDATATRQVWEFGAGSGALAQQLLETLGDRIERYTIVDLSGSLRQRQQERLAGFGERVAWVDALPERFSGVVVGNEVLDAMPVQLLHRRQGRWHERGVVLQDGRLVFEDRPTDLRPPVAIDGEHDYLTEIHPQAQAFVRTLADRLEAGAAFFLDYGFPEAEYWHVQRHMGTLMCHRGHRADPDPLQDVGLKDITAHVDFTGIAVVAQAAGLEVLGYTTQARFLFNCGLLELAADASLRDKAAIQKLVNEHEMGELFKVIGLARGDWWDAIGFAAGDRTGRL from the coding sequence ATGGATGCAGGCAGTGTAACGAGCGCCCTCGCGGCGCTGATCGGCCGGGCGGCCGCCCGCGACGGCGGCTGGTTGCCGTTCGACCGCTTCATGGCGCTGGCGCTCTACGCGCCGGGGCTGGGCTACTACGCCAACGCCTCGCGCAAGTTCGGCGCGCTGCCGGCATCGGGCAGCGACTTCGTCACCGCACCCGAGCTGACGCCGCTGTTCGGGCAGGCGCTGGCGCGGCAGGTGGTGCAGGCGCTGGACGCGACCGCGACACGCCAGGTCTGGGAGTTCGGCGCCGGCTCCGGGGCGCTGGCGCAGCAGCTGCTGGAGACCCTGGGCGATCGCATCGAGCGCTACACCATCGTCGACCTGTCGGGCAGCCTGCGGCAGCGCCAGCAGGAGCGGCTGGCCGGCTTCGGCGAGCGGGTCGCCTGGGTGGACGCGCTGCCGGAGCGCTTTTCCGGCGTGGTGGTCGGCAACGAGGTGCTCGACGCCATGCCGGTGCAGCTGCTGCACCGCCGGCAGGGCCGCTGGCACGAGCGCGGGGTCGTGCTGCAGGACGGCCGGCTGGTGTTCGAGGACCGCCCGACCGACCTGCGGCCGCCGGTCGCGATCGACGGCGAGCACGACTACCTGACCGAGATCCACCCGCAGGCGCAGGCCTTCGTGCGCACGCTGGCCGACCGGCTGGAGGCGGGCGCGGCGTTCTTCCTCGACTACGGCTTCCCGGAGGCGGAGTACTGGCACGTGCAGCGCCACATGGGCACGCTGATGTGCCATCGCGGCCACCGGGCCGACCCCGACCCGCTGCAGGACGTCGGCCTCAAGGACATCACCGCCCACGTCGACTTCACCGGCATCGCGGTGGTGGCGCAGGCGGCCGGGCTGGAAGTGCTGGGCTACACGACGCAGGCCCGCTTCCTGTTCAACTGCGGCCTGCTGGAACTGGCCGCCGACGCCAGCCTGCGCGACAAGGCGGCCATCCAGAAGCTGGTCAACGAGCACGAGATGGGCGAGCTGTTCAAGGTCATCGGCCTGGCGCGCGGCGACTGGTGGGATGCGATCGGGTTCGCCGCCGGCGATCGCACCGGCCGGCTCTGA
- a CDS encoding SDR family oxidoreductase, producing MALGLAAAGWQVAVHYRSSAEAARQTVADCTALAPAGHRFAAVAADLSDEAAARGLLARVVAELGPVEAVINSASLFEHDTVQSFSYARLQDHLLANAAAPIVLAQALHQHLEARGGEGAVVNLLDQKLWNPNPDFLSYTLSKAALEAATTLLAQSLAPRLRVVGVAPGLTITSHLLSQEKFEQLHRLSPLGRSSTPQDVVAAVRFALENRSITGTTLLVDGGQHLMRFERDFSLM from the coding sequence ATGGCGCTCGGCCTCGCGGCCGCCGGCTGGCAGGTCGCGGTGCACTACCGCAGCTCGGCCGAGGCCGCCCGCCAGACGGTGGCCGACTGCACGGCGCTGGCCCCGGCCGGCCACCGCTTCGCGGCCGTGGCCGCCGACCTGTCCGACGAGGCGGCCGCGCGCGGCCTGCTGGCGCGCGTGGTGGCGGAGCTGGGCCCGGTCGAGGCGGTCATCAACAGCGCCTCGCTGTTCGAGCACGACACCGTGCAGAGCTTTTCCTATGCGCGCCTGCAGGACCACCTGCTGGCCAATGCCGCCGCGCCCATCGTGCTGGCGCAGGCCCTGCACCAGCACCTGGAGGCGCGCGGCGGCGAGGGCGCGGTGGTCAACCTGCTCGACCAGAAGCTGTGGAACCCCAACCCCGACTTCCTCAGCTACACGCTGTCGAAGGCGGCGCTGGAGGCGGCCACCACGCTGCTGGCGCAGTCGCTGGCGCCGCGCCTGCGCGTGGTCGGCGTCGCGCCGGGTCTGACGATCACCAGCCACCTGCTGTCGCAGGAGAAATTCGAGCAGCTGCACCGGCTGTCGCCGCTGGGTCGTTCGTCGACGCCGCAGGACGTGGTGGCGGCGGTGCGCTTCGCGCTGGAGAACCGCTCGATCACCGGCACCACCCTGCTGGTCGATGGCGGCCAGCACCTGATGCGCTTCGAGCGCGACTTCTCGCTGATGTGA
- a CDS encoding dihydroneopterin aldolase, translated as MAKAGNQILTLTGLRFDANLGILDHEKTAPQPIAVDAELNLGTQPLLPRDDDILHVLDYRKVRKIIIEECTAEHVNLLESLIGKLAHRLMQLPGVLGVRVRIAKLEIFDDCEVAIRVETGQW; from the coding sequence ATGGCCAAGGCCGGCAACCAGATCCTCACCCTGACCGGGCTGCGCTTCGACGCCAACCTGGGCATCCTCGACCACGAGAAGACGGCCCCGCAGCCGATCGCGGTGGATGCCGAGCTCAACCTCGGCACCCAACCACTGCTGCCGCGCGATGACGACATCCTGCACGTGCTCGACTACCGCAAGGTGCGCAAGATCATCATCGAGGAGTGCACGGCCGAGCACGTCAACCTGCTCGAGAGCCTGATCGGCAAGCTGGCGCACCGCCTGATGCAGCTGCCCGGCGTGCTGGGCGTGCGGGTGCGCATCGCCAAGCTGGAAATCTTCGACGACTGCGAAGTCGCCATCCGGGTCGAAACCGGGCAGTGGTGA
- a CDS encoding glycosyltransferase family 39 protein, producing the protein MPPPFFTDSGVDRSPGLPGLPPGALPDPVSGTGRGWTSSALRSFLRDWSVPLAACLWLAGVMVLRWPVFREPGFSSDSPIDAAFFAYAGELVRQGGTPYLSFWDHKAPLIFLVNAAGLALSGGQPWGLWLLNLALFSAANVLGYAAMKRAFGATAALFGTVCFALPVAAMLPLGMTEGYVIPLQWAAVLLLVRWDAARPTRFLPALALGVLGALAFYLRANLAGAAVAVGLTLLLVMRGERPARDRAVLVAAGLAGLALVTAALVGYLASRGALAAFWDQAFHYNVLYARSELRTKAGALHFGTTVATQYGSAAILFTAWVLGVLRLRSAGRRSANPALLLAVLWLPIELLLASTSGRHYGHYYATTFAPAGLLAAAFVVELAALVPAAPARRLLVGLLAAGAALSAVAGTAMRLAIDVNEKARRQQVAITADYVRSHTAAADRLFVWGHAADVHFLSGRPPASRFLYPLGLLTPRYADAALVDGLVDELRRAAPPLIVDATPNAIEGENLVPPLAQFDPAWYYPKNARPGRRYWSMTPELRAFYDYVHGHYVPVATVGPQQWVVYQRLPEPAPR; encoded by the coding sequence ATGCCGCCGCCTTTTTTCACCGACAGCGGGGTCGACCGCAGCCCCGGCCTGCCGGGCCTGCCGCCCGGCGCCCTGCCCGACCCGGTGTCGGGCACGGGTCGTGGCTGGACGTCATCGGCGCTGCGATCCTTCCTGCGCGACTGGAGCGTGCCGCTGGCCGCCTGCCTGTGGCTGGCCGGGGTCATGGTGTTGCGCTGGCCGGTGTTCCGTGAGCCGGGCTTCAGCTCCGACTCGCCGATCGACGCCGCCTTCTTCGCCTACGCCGGCGAGCTGGTGCGCCAGGGCGGCACGCCCTACCTGAGCTTCTGGGACCACAAGGCGCCGCTGATCTTCCTGGTCAACGCCGCCGGCCTCGCGCTGAGCGGCGGCCAGCCCTGGGGCCTGTGGCTGCTCAACCTCGCCCTGTTCTCGGCCGCCAATGTCCTGGGCTATGCGGCGATGAAGCGCGCCTTCGGCGCCACCGCGGCACTGTTCGGCACCGTCTGCTTCGCGCTGCCGGTCGCAGCCATGCTGCCGCTGGGGATGACCGAGGGCTACGTCATCCCGCTGCAATGGGCAGCCGTGCTGCTGCTGGTGCGCTGGGACGCGGCGCGCCCGACCCGCTTCCTGCCGGCCCTGGCGCTGGGCGTGCTGGGCGCGCTGGCCTTCTACCTGCGCGCCAACCTCGCCGGCGCGGCGGTCGCCGTCGGCCTGACCCTGCTGCTGGTGATGCGCGGCGAGCGGCCCGCCCGCGACCGTGCCGTGCTCGTGGCGGCCGGGCTGGCCGGGCTGGCGCTGGTGACGGCGGCGCTCGTGGGCTACCTGGCCAGCCGGGGCGCGCTGGCGGCGTTCTGGGACCAGGCGTTCCACTACAACGTCCTGTACGCCCGCTCCGAGCTGCGCACCAAGGCCGGCGCGCTGCACTTCGGCACCACGGTCGCGACCCAGTACGGCTCGGCGGCCATCCTGTTCACGGCCTGGGTGCTGGGCGTGCTGCGACTGCGGTCCGCCGGCCGCCGCAGCGCGAACCCAGCCCTGCTGCTGGCCGTGCTGTGGTTGCCGATCGAGTTGCTGCTGGCCTCGACCTCGGGCCGCCACTACGGCCACTACTACGCCACCACCTTCGCGCCCGCCGGGCTGCTGGCCGCGGCCTTCGTGGTCGAACTCGCGGCACTGGTGCCGGCCGCCCCGGCCCGGCGCCTGCTGGTGGGCCTGCTCGCGGCCGGCGCGGCCCTGTCGGCGGTTGCGGGCACCGCGATGCGGCTGGCCATCGACGTCAACGAGAAGGCGCGCCGCCAGCAGGTGGCCATCACCGCCGACTACGTGCGCAGCCACACGGCCGCGGCAGACCGGCTGTTCGTCTGGGGCCATGCCGCCGACGTCCACTTCCTGTCCGGGCGGCCGCCGGCCAGCCGCTTCCTCTACCCGCTGGGCCTGCTGACACCGCGCTACGCCGACGCCGCCCTGGTCGACGGCCTCGTGGACGAACTGCGCCGCGCCGCCCCGCCGCTGATCGTCGACGCCACGCCCAACGCCATCGAGGGCGAGAACCTGGTGCCCCCGCTGGCGCAGTTCGATCCGGCCTGGTACTACCCCAAGAACGCCCGACCCGGCCGCCG